A section of the Triticum dicoccoides isolate Atlit2015 ecotype Zavitan chromosome 7A, WEW_v2.0, whole genome shotgun sequence genome encodes:
- the LOC119333179 gene encoding uncharacterized protein At1g66480-like — translation MGNSIGGRRKGAKVMQLDGTAFRVKPPAHAGAVLRDHPGFQLLESEQVKLLGVRARPLDHDALLRPGRLYFLVALPRPTVPPRRAWSGALHVGARERLESLMLTRRSTSDLSFPTAPASPMSTASEGGPVQLRMRLPKAQLAKLMGESRDAAEAAAKIMQLCAANGGNGALTPERSPRLWPKADWGTGGLAQTPERSPRFVPTPDWGAGRFAEKPERSPRFAVTPEWGARFMMPTPERGAETAKTPDRWSALPRTPEYASADVNASRKEKRTRFVALPDEIIA, via the exons ATGGGCAACAGCATCGGCGGGCGGCGCAAGGGCGCCAAGGTGATGCAGCTGGACGGCACCGCGTTCCGGGTGAAGCCGCCGGCGCACGCGGGCGCCGTGCTGCGCGACCACCCGGGCTTCCAGCTGCTCGAGTCGGAGCAGGTCAAGCTGctcggcgtccgcgcgcgcccgcTCGACCACGACGCGCTGCTCCGCCCGGGCCGGCTCTACTTCCTCGTCGCGCTGCCGCGCCCCACCGTGCCCCCGCGCCGCGCCTGGTCCGGCGCGCTCCACGTCGGCGCGCGCGAGAGGCTCGAGTCGCTCATGCTCACGCGCCGCTCCACCTCCGACCTCTCCTTCCCGACCGCGCCGGCCTCCCCGATGTCCACCGCCTCCGAGGGCGGGCCGGTCCAGCTCAGGATGCGCCTGCCCAAGGCGCAGCTCGCCAAGCTCATGGGCGAGAGCCGGGACGCCGCCGAGGCGGCCGCTAAGATCATGCAGCTCTGCGCCGCCAACGGTGGGAACGGCGCATTGACGCCGGAGCGGAGCCCGCGGTTATGGCCGAAGGCGGACTGGGGCACTGGAGGGCTCGCGCAGACGCCAGAGCGGAGCCCTCGGTTCGTGCCTACGCCGGACTGGGGCGCCGGCAGGTTCGCGGAGAAGCCAGAGAGGAGTCCCAGATTCGCCGTAACGCCCGAGTGGGGTGCGAGGTTCATGATGCCGACGCCGGAGAGGGGTGCAGAGACGGCGAAGACGCCGGATAGGTGGTCCGCTCTACCCCGCACGCCGGAGTATGCATCAGCGGACGTCAATGCCAGCCGCAAGGAG AAGCGAACGCGGTTCGTGGCCTTGCCGGATGAGATCATAGCATGA